A genomic segment from Gopherus evgoodei ecotype Sinaloan lineage chromosome 6, rGopEvg1_v1.p, whole genome shotgun sequence encodes:
- the HEMGN gene encoding hemogen isoform X3 — protein sequence MIRRTAVPDQWPGQINHGAITHRLRDRELLRKRKAEAQEKDTVQWVLGEQGTSKGPKRGRGAGRRRGRQRGTEPEPQPEVQEELETEPPEKAQASPGHHEEEPALSVTQELSGGTQQEVVEGPRAEDTLHPAEHGEEPKSEEAGTSEALNIPLENDHTDNGYYPSVLF from the exons ATGATAAGGAGAACAGCAGtaccagaccagtggccaggccaGATAAACCATG GGGCCATCACGCACCGCCTGAGAGACCGAGAGCTGCTGCGGAAAAGGAAAGCGGAGGCACAGGAGAAAGATACTGTCCAGTGGGTTCTGGG AGAGCAAGGTACGAGCAAAGGGCCAAAGAGGGGCCGAGGAGCTGGGAGAAGAAGAGGCCGACAGCGGGGTACAGAGCCGGAGCCTCAGCCTGAAGTGCAAGAGGAGCTGGAGACGGAGCCCCCAGAGAAAGCACAGGCATCTCCAGGGCACCACGAGGAGGAGCCCGCCCTGTCTGTGACTCAAGAGCTGTCTGGTGGGACTCAGCAGGAGGTGGTGGAGGGCCCACGAGCTGAGGATACTCTGCATCCAGCAG AGCATGGGGAAGAACCAAAGTCAGAAGAAGCAGGAACATCAGAGGCTTTGAATATCCCTCTGGAAAATGACCATACAGATAATGGATACTACCCCTCTGTTTTATTTTga
- the HEMGN gene encoding hemogen isoform X1 has product MEGLEKDHPYSESSQQHPPAREEHTVPGAITHRLRDRELLRKRKAEAQEKDTVQWVLGEQGTSKGPKRGRGAGRRRGRQRGTEPEPQPEVQEELETEPPEKAQASPGHHEEEPALSVTQELSGGTQQEVVEGPRAEDTLHPAEHGEEPKSEEAGTSEALNIPLENDHTDNGYYPSVLF; this is encoded by the exons ATGGAGGGCTTAGAAAAGGACCATCCTTACTCGGAATCTTCCCAGCAGCATCCACCAGCCAGAGAGGAACACACTGTGCCAG GGGCCATCACGCACCGCCTGAGAGACCGAGAGCTGCTGCGGAAAAGGAAAGCGGAGGCACAGGAGAAAGATACTGTCCAGTGGGTTCTGGG AGAGCAAGGTACGAGCAAAGGGCCAAAGAGGGGCCGAGGAGCTGGGAGAAGAAGAGGCCGACAGCGGGGTACAGAGCCGGAGCCTCAGCCTGAAGTGCAAGAGGAGCTGGAGACGGAGCCCCCAGAGAAAGCACAGGCATCTCCAGGGCACCACGAGGAGGAGCCCGCCCTGTCTGTGACTCAAGAGCTGTCTGGTGGGACTCAGCAGGAGGTGGTGGAGGGCCCACGAGCTGAGGATACTCTGCATCCAGCAG AGCATGGGGAAGAACCAAAGTCAGAAGAAGCAGGAACATCAGAGGCTTTGAATATCCCTCTGGAAAATGACCATACAGATAATGGATACTACCCCTCTGTTTTATTTTga
- the HEMGN gene encoding hemogen isoform X2: protein MEGLEKDHPYSESSQQHPPAREEHTVPGAITHRLRDRELLRKRKAEAQEKDTVQEQGTSKGPKRGRGAGRRRGRQRGTEPEPQPEVQEELETEPPEKAQASPGHHEEEPALSVTQELSGGTQQEVVEGPRAEDTLHPAEHGEEPKSEEAGTSEALNIPLENDHTDNGYYPSVLF, encoded by the exons ATGGAGGGCTTAGAAAAGGACCATCCTTACTCGGAATCTTCCCAGCAGCATCCACCAGCCAGAGAGGAACACACTGTGCCAG GGGCCATCACGCACCGCCTGAGAGACCGAGAGCTGCTGCGGAAAAGGAAAGCGGAGGCACAGGAGAAAGATACTGTCCA AGAGCAAGGTACGAGCAAAGGGCCAAAGAGGGGCCGAGGAGCTGGGAGAAGAAGAGGCCGACAGCGGGGTACAGAGCCGGAGCCTCAGCCTGAAGTGCAAGAGGAGCTGGAGACGGAGCCCCCAGAGAAAGCACAGGCATCTCCAGGGCACCACGAGGAGGAGCCCGCCCTGTCTGTGACTCAAGAGCTGTCTGGTGGGACTCAGCAGGAGGTGGTGGAGGGCCCACGAGCTGAGGATACTCTGCATCCAGCAG AGCATGGGGAAGAACCAAAGTCAGAAGAAGCAGGAACATCAGAGGCTTTGAATATCCCTCTGGAAAATGACCATACAGATAATGGATACTACCCCTCTGTTTTATTTTga